From Pirellulales bacterium, one genomic window encodes:
- a CDS encoding beta-ketoacyl-[acyl-carrier-protein] synthase family protein, producing MRRVVITGLGVISPLGNTAESLWAGLEGRRSGVAAVANGHAGLAREFAGVAHDFTGHIDNFGPLDGELKKSIRKGLKVMCRESQMGVAAAQRALSDAAIAAGAYDPERVGVVFGSDYMVTDPTEFISAMRAFAPDEKHFEFSRWAGNGMPQLSPLWLLKYLPNMPASHIAIYNDFRGPNNSLTLREAAANLAVGEALRVIQRGHADCMLAGATGTRVHPMKALHAVIQEEIAPNGQLPERASRPFDLNRSGMVLGEGAGAIMLEEYNAARARGARIYAELVGAGSSSVVDRNRVARRDQALRNAMKSALRDAQMEPAAIGHVNSHGLGTRSGDAEEAAAIHDIFGARKVPVAAVKSYFGNLGAGSAMVELAASALALANNRLFPVLNYETPDPECPVAAVTNPDASPGDSFMKLSVTPQGQAACLIVRRCA from the coding sequence GTGCGGCGTGTCGTCATAACTGGGCTGGGGGTGATCAGCCCTCTGGGGAATACGGCGGAGTCTCTGTGGGCCGGTCTCGAGGGGCGCCGCAGCGGCGTGGCGGCCGTGGCCAACGGGCACGCAGGGCTGGCACGCGAGTTTGCCGGCGTCGCCCACGATTTCACCGGGCATATCGATAACTTCGGTCCGCTCGATGGCGAGCTGAAGAAATCGATCCGCAAGGGTCTGAAGGTTATGTGCCGCGAATCGCAGATGGGGGTTGCCGCGGCGCAGCGGGCCCTGTCGGACGCGGCGATCGCCGCCGGCGCCTACGATCCGGAGCGCGTGGGGGTGGTCTTCGGCTCGGACTACATGGTGACCGACCCGACAGAGTTCATTTCCGCCATGCGTGCTTTTGCGCCAGACGAGAAGCACTTCGAGTTTTCGCGGTGGGCCGGCAACGGTATGCCACAACTCTCTCCGCTGTGGCTGCTCAAGTACCTGCCCAACATGCCGGCCAGCCATATCGCGATCTACAACGACTTCCGCGGGCCGAACAACTCTCTCACGCTGCGCGAAGCGGCCGCCAACCTGGCCGTGGGCGAGGCCCTGCGTGTGATTCAACGCGGCCACGCCGATTGCATGTTGGCCGGCGCCACCGGCACGCGTGTGCATCCAATGAAGGCCCTGCACGCCGTAATCCAAGAAGAGATCGCCCCCAACGGCCAATTGCCCGAGCGCGCCAGCCGCCCGTTCGATCTGAATCGCTCCGGGATGGTTCTGGGCGAAGGAGCCGGGGCGATCATGCTCGAAGAATATAACGCGGCCCGTGCCCGCGGTGCCCGGATCTATGCCGAATTGGTGGGGGCGGGTTCGTCGTCGGTCGTCGATCGCAATCGTGTCGCGCGGCGCGATCAGGCTTTGCGGAACGCCATGAAGTCGGCCCTGCGCGATGCGCAAATGGAGCCGGCCGCAATCGGTCATGTCAACAGCCACGGCCTGGGCACGCGTAGTGGTGATGCGGAAGAGGCTGCCGCGATTCACGATATTTTCGGCGCGCGGAAGGTGCCCGTAGCTGCTGTGAAAAGTTACTTCGGCAACCTGGGTGCCGGTAGCGCTATGGTCGAGCTAGCGGCTTCGGCCTTGGCGCTGGCTAACAACCGGCTGTTCCCGGTTCTCAATTACGAAACGCCCGATCCCGAGTGCCCTGTCGCGGCGGTGACGAATCCGGACGCATCGCCCGGCGACTCGTTCATGAAATTGAGCGTCACGCCACAGGG